One Roseburia rectibacter DNA window includes the following coding sequences:
- a CDS encoding ABC transporter ATP-binding protein, whose protein sequence is MEPVNAIELLGVTKRFGEVVANDNVNLTVRKGEILSILGENGSGKTTLMNMLSGIYFPDEGEIRVNGKTVTIRSPKDSFELGIGMIHQHFKLINILTAAENIILGLPGKERLNLKQVEKEVKELTDRYGFDLNPSQKIYDMSVSQKQTVEIVKVLYRGADILILDEPTAVLTPQETEKLFAVLRNMRAAGKSIIIITHKLNEVLELSDRVAVLRKGKYIDTVETKGATVESLTEMMVGEKVTLDINRTEPENAKKRIEMRGVTCRNKEGLKVLKEASFTAYSGEILGIAGISGSGQKELLESVAGLQPIESGEILYDSPEGKVEKISDMKAEDIKKLGIALSFVPEDRLGMGLVGSMDLTDNMMIRSYKEGKHFFADRKAPKKLAQEIVDKLEVVTPGVETPVSRLSGGNVQKILVGREIASNPNVLMVAYPVRGLDINSSYTIYNLLNDQKKKGVAVICVGEDLDVLLELCDRILVLNGGRVSGIVDARSTTKEKLGLLMTGSGEEKQANE, encoded by the coding sequence GTGGAACCGGTAAATGCGATTGAACTTTTGGGAGTCACCAAACGTTTTGGAGAGGTTGTCGCAAATGACAATGTAAATCTGACAGTGAGAAAGGGAGAGATCCTTTCCATATTAGGAGAGAATGGTAGTGGAAAGACTACGCTGATGAACATGCTCTCCGGTATTTATTTCCCGGATGAGGGAGAAATCCGTGTGAATGGGAAAACCGTGACGATCCGGTCCCCGAAAGATTCCTTCGAACTTGGAATTGGAATGATTCATCAGCATTTCAAGCTGATCAATATCCTGACAGCCGCCGAGAATATTATTTTAGGTCTGCCGGGAAAAGAACGCCTGAATTTAAAACAGGTGGAAAAAGAAGTCAAAGAACTGACAGACCGCTATGGTTTTGATTTAAATCCATCCCAGAAAATTTATGATATGTCCGTTTCCCAGAAACAGACAGTTGAGATCGTAAAGGTTTTATACCGTGGCGCGGATATTCTGATCTTAGATGAGCCGACTGCCGTTTTAACACCGCAGGAGACTGAAAAATTATTTGCGGTATTGCGCAACATGCGTGCCGCAGGAAAATCCATCATCATCATCACACACAAGTTAAACGAAGTATTAGAGCTTTCTGACCGTGTGGCAGTGCTTCGAAAAGGAAAGTACATAGATACGGTGGAGACAAAGGGTGCAACGGTAGAGTCTCTAACTGAGATGATGGTCGGTGAAAAAGTAACGCTTGATATCAACCGTACCGAACCGGAAAATGCAAAAAAACGAATTGAGATGCGCGGTGTGACATGCCGGAACAAGGAAGGTTTAAAAGTATTAAAAGAGGCTTCTTTTACTGCATACAGTGGGGAAATCCTTGGAATCGCCGGTATTTCCGGAAGCGGACAGAAAGAGCTTCTTGAATCTGTTGCAGGTTTACAGCCGATCGAGAGCGGAGAGATCCTTTACGATTCCCCGGAAGGAAAGGTCGAAAAAATTTCCGACATGAAAGCGGAGGATATCAAAAAACTTGGTATTGCATTATCGTTTGTCCCGGAGGACCGTCTCGGAATGGGATTAGTCGGTTCCATGGATCTGACTGATAACATGATGATCCGCAGCTACAAGGAAGGAAAACATTTCTTTGCAGACCGTAAGGCACCGAAGAAACTGGCACAGGAGATCGTTGACAAACTTGAAGTCGTAACGCCGGGTGTTGAAACTCCGGTCAGCCGTCTTTCCGGTGGAAATGTCCAGAAAATTCTGGTAGGACGGGAGATCGCAAGCAATCCGAATGTGCTGATGGTAGCATATCCGGTGCGCGGACTTGATATCAATTCATCCTATACGATCTATAATCTCTTAAATGACCAGAAGAAAAAGGGAGTTGCTGTCATCTGTGTCGGCGAGGACTTAGATGTGCTCTTAGAGCTGTGCGACAGGATACTTGTGTTAAATGGCGGAAGAGTTTCCGGTATTGTGGATGCGAGAAGTACCACAAAAGAAAAACTCGGACTTTTGATGACAGGTTCGGGAGAGGAGAAACAGGCAAATGAGTAA
- a CDS encoding YoaK family protein: MSEAFITSVFLALSGGFQDAYTYFTRDGVFSNAQTGNVVLMSQHFMMGEWSEGLRYLLPLLAFAVGVFVAERIQGSFKYARKLHWRQSVLLCEIAILMLVGFLPEKLDMAATVLVSFSCAMQVQTFRKVGGYSYASTMCIGNLRSGTAAFSLYLREKRPEQIRQALYYFGIILFFAVGAGIGGNLSVRYGFHVIWISGGLLLISFLLMFLEKIR, from the coding sequence ATGTCGGAGGCGTTTATCACGAGTGTGTTTCTGGCACTGTCCGGTGGATTTCAGGATGCGTACACATATTTTACGAGAGATGGCGTGTTCTCGAATGCACAGACCGGAAACGTGGTACTCATGAGTCAGCATTTTATGATGGGAGAGTGGAGTGAGGGATTGCGTTATCTTCTTCCATTGCTCGCATTTGCAGTCGGTGTGTTCGTGGCAGAGCGGATACAGGGAAGTTTTAAGTATGCGAGAAAACTGCACTGGAGACAGTCAGTATTACTCTGCGAAATTGCGATTCTGATGCTGGTCGGATTTCTGCCGGAAAAACTGGATATGGCAGCAACCGTCCTGGTTTCGTTTTCCTGTGCCATGCAGGTACAGACATTCCGGAAAGTCGGCGGATATTCCTATGCGAGCACAATGTGTATCGGAAATCTGCGGAGCGGGACAGCAGCATTTTCACTGTACCTCAGGGAAAAACGTCCCGAGCAGATCAGACAGGCACTTTACTATTTTGGAATCATTTTATTCTTTGCAGTCGGTGCGGGAATCGGAGGTAATCTGTCTGTGCGGTACGGGTTCCATGTGATCTGGATATCTGGTGGACTTCTGTTGATCAGTTTTCTGCTGATGTTCTTAGAAAAGATTAGATAA
- a CDS encoding DUF6033 family protein — protein sequence MSEISNNSALNSYAADYSYRTEYNRKTDNNKKTDGTKEMDKTAKKSRVSGRTIGDPVLSDKAKKYYEQLKAKYSNMDFILVSPEQKEEAESKKGMYQSSKELIVLIDSDKIEKMAEDEEYRAKYEGILSNATSQLSQMKDSLGSKADSVSSFGMTFDDNGNASFFAVVDKSLAAQKERIADKKEAAAEEKKKAQKKTQEKRAEERKADRADKNKKMDSADKTNSKEKSSDADKVTVSASSWEELLKKIDNVIYESRADSVLTKEEKAVGQSFDYSI from the coding sequence ATGAGTGAGATCAGTAACAACAGTGCATTAAATTCTTATGCAGCGGACTATTCTTACCGCACAGAATACAACAGGAAAACGGATAATAACAAAAAGACCGATGGCACAAAAGAGATGGATAAGACGGCAAAGAAAAGCAGGGTAAGTGGAAGAACGATCGGAGATCCGGTTCTGAGTGATAAAGCAAAAAAATATTATGAACAGTTAAAAGCAAAATATTCCAATATGGATTTTATCCTTGTTTCACCGGAGCAGAAGGAGGAAGCCGAGAGTAAAAAGGGGATGTACCAGAGTTCGAAAGAACTTATTGTCCTGATCGATTCAGACAAGATTGAGAAGATGGCAGAGGATGAGGAGTATCGCGCAAAATACGAGGGAATTTTAAGCAATGCAACATCCCAGTTAAGCCAGATGAAAGACAGTTTAGGATCGAAAGCAGATTCTGTCAGTTCTTTTGGGATGACCTTTGATGACAACGGAAATGCATCATTTTTTGCAGTTGTCGATAAATCTCTTGCGGCACAGAAAGAGCGTATCGCTGATAAAAAGGAGGCTGCAGCAGAAGAAAAAAAGAAAGCGCAGAAAAAAACACAGGAAAAACGCGCGGAAGAGAGAAAAGCAGACAGGGCAGATAAAAATAAGAAAATGGATTCTGCCGATAAGACGAATTCGAAGGAAAAGTCATCAGATGCGGACAAAGTGACGGTTTCCGCTTCCTCCTGGGAAGAATTGCTCAAAAAGATAGATAATGTCATTTATGAGAGCAGGGCAGATTCTGTCCTGACGAAAGAAGAAAAAGCAGTCGGACAGTCTTTTGATTATTCCATATAA
- a CDS encoding adenylosuccinate synthase — protein MLTAVTGINWGDEGKGRIVDLLSEHADYVVRYQGGNNAGHTVVTDKGKFVLNLLPSGILHPEVVCVLGNGMVIDPDHLRHEIEMMRYMNVQISPQNLKISEKATVCMPFHVRQDVLEEERLSKTGEAFGSTKRGIAYAYGDKYMKKTLRMGDLLYLDSDVIQKRIAMIVESKNLILEHIYGQAPLSVNEVLDWCRGQAEFLKPYITDTGALLEQAASRDKNILFEAQLGALRDIDYGIYPYTSSSSTIAAYATIGAGIPKRQPDRVVGVMKAYSTCVGEGPFVAEKAAGEEWNEKLRKAGNEFGAATGRPRRVGPFDAVASRYGLQCQNAGDIALTKLDVLSCFEKIPVIMGYRVNGKLITDFPTNILLDDAMPEVEMLDGWNCDISSCKNWNDLPENAKKYIERIEELIGHSIYLVSTGAKRDEYLLKE, from the coding sequence ATGTTAACAGCAGTAACAGGTATCAACTGGGGAGACGAAGGAAAAGGACGTATTGTAGATTTACTGAGTGAACACGCGGACTATGTAGTCCGTTATCAGGGAGGCAACAATGCAGGACATACCGTAGTGACAGATAAAGGAAAATTTGTATTGAATCTGCTGCCGTCCGGTATCCTGCACCCGGAGGTCGTCTGTGTGCTTGGCAACGGAATGGTCATTGATCCGGATCACTTAAGACATGAGATCGAGATGATGCGCTACATGAATGTACAGATCAGCCCCCAAAATTTAAAGATATCGGAAAAGGCGACCGTCTGCATGCCATTCCACGTCAGACAGGACGTTTTAGAGGAGGAGAGACTCTCTAAGACCGGCGAGGCATTTGGTTCCACAAAAAGAGGAATCGCCTATGCCTATGGCGATAAATATATGAAGAAAACGCTTCGGATGGGTGATCTTTTATATCTGGATTCGGATGTGATCCAAAAGAGGATTGCGATGATCGTGGAAAGCAAAAATCTGATCCTTGAACATATATATGGACAGGCACCGCTTTCGGTGAATGAAGTTTTAGACTGGTGCAGAGGACAGGCAGAATTTTTAAAACCATATATTACAGATACCGGTGCTCTGTTAGAACAAGCAGCTTCCAGAGATAAAAATATTCTTTTTGAGGCACAGCTTGGAGCACTGCGGGATATCGATTATGGAATTTATCCATATACCTCCAGTTCCAGCACGATCGCAGCTTATGCAACGATTGGTGCAGGCATTCCAAAGAGACAGCCGGATCGGGTTGTGGGAGTCATGAAAGCATACTCAACCTGTGTCGGTGAAGGACCGTTTGTGGCAGAAAAGGCAGCAGGCGAAGAATGGAATGAAAAATTAAGAAAAGCAGGAAATGAATTTGGGGCAGCAACCGGACGTCCGAGAAGGGTCGGACCATTTGATGCAGTTGCGAGCCGATATGGATTACAATGCCAGAATGCAGGGGACATTGCATTGACAAAGCTCGATGTATTAAGCTGTTTTGAAAAGATTCCGGTAATCATGGGATATCGTGTAAATGGAAAACTTATCACGGATTTTCCAACCAATATCCTGCTTGATGATGCAATGCCGGAGGTTGAGATGTTAGACGGATGGAACTGTGACATCTCATCCTGCAAAAACTGGAATGATCTTCCGGAAAATGCAAAGAAGTATATTGAAAGGATCGAAGAGCTGATCGGACATTCCATTTATCTTGTTTCCACCGGGGCAAAAAGAGATGAATATTTACTGAAAGAGTAA
- a CDS encoding DUF4866 domain-containing protein: METIFPRQEKADLLFDKILKDPEACERLMQTFYGEIDSDLELVGGYLPPEQFAKALFDAYKNRDLTAFLMAVCKNSMFDLLRNSFLAPFRFNADGQINPYLLTDEDGNLIQTKEIHVSEKDYNRFKKVFRKEKGVKMYLAYGYRKRHSYNADTMDVMEYKMGEHIGLLLVYELPDTVRQQRTEAQAYAAVWDIMMKLQKDLPRSFVYYGQDSLEDEGQRFDELGVFLPIHRFSDRLEKSIDRAEKIVHGEI; the protein is encoded by the coding sequence ATGGAGACAATATTTCCAAGACAAGAAAAAGCAGATCTGTTGTTTGATAAAATTTTGAAAGATCCGGAAGCCTGTGAGCGTCTGATGCAGACTTTTTATGGAGAAATTGATTCGGATCTTGAACTGGTGGGGGGGTATCTTCCGCCGGAACAGTTTGCAAAGGCATTGTTTGATGCCTATAAAAACCGGGATCTGACAGCATTTTTGATGGCAGTCTGCAAAAACAGCATGTTTGACTTACTGCGCAACTCATTTTTAGCACCGTTCCGCTTTAATGCGGACGGACAGATCAATCCGTATCTGCTCACAGACGAGGATGGAAATCTGATCCAGACAAAGGAGATCCATGTGAGTGAAAAAGATTATAACCGGTTTAAAAAGGTATTCCGGAAAGAGAAAGGTGTAAAGATGTATCTTGCATACGGATACCGCAAGCGTCACAGTTATAATGCAGATACGATGGATGTGATGGAATATAAGATGGGTGAGCACATCGGTCTTTTGCTTGTCTATGAATTGCCGGATACTGTAAGGCAGCAGAGGACAGAGGCTCAGGCATATGCGGCAGTGTGGGATATCATGATGAAACTGCAGAAAGACCTGCCGCGTTCTTTTGTTTATTACGGACAGGATTCGTTGGAAGATGAGGGACAGCGGTTTGATGAACTGGGTGTATTTCTGCCGATCCACCGTTTCTCGGATCGGCTGGAAAAGAGTATTGACCGTGCAGAAAAAATCGTTCATGGAGAAATATAA
- a CDS encoding threonine/serine exporter family protein, with protein sequence MTQNRIIKNHMDIPWHQFTGNDKELPITQAGLTEKASVIGRTGLMMLSCGTGAWRVRSSMNTLASLLGITCTADIGLMSIEYTCFDGNDCFSQSLCLTNTGVNTSKLNRLERFVNDFAGECCTMSGEQIHAYLDQIEQIHGLYSPFALGCAAAFACSAFTFLLGGGPVEMLCAFFGAGIGNYLRCKLTKHHFTLFLCIAASVSGACLVYAGLLKIAELLWGISIQHEAGYICAMLFIIPGFPFITSGIDLAKLDMRSGLERLAYALIIIAVATMFAWMVALLLHLQPVDFLPLNLSLAEKIVFRLLASFCGVFGFSVMFNSPAKLAASAAIIGAIANTFRLELVDLFGMPSAAAAFLGALTAGLLASLLKNHVGYPRIAITVPSIVIMVPGLYLYRAIYNLGIMSLDVSASWFASAILIIVCLPLGLIFARILTDKMFRYCN encoded by the coding sequence ATGACACAGAATCGGATCATCAAAAATCATATGGATATTCCCTGGCATCAGTTCACAGGAAATGATAAAGAACTGCCGATCACCCAGGCAGGTCTTACCGAAAAAGCATCCGTGATCGGGCGTACCGGTCTGATGATGCTCTCCTGTGGTACAGGTGCATGGCGGGTACGCAGTTCTATGAATACGCTTGCCTCTCTGCTCGGCATCACCTGTACCGCAGACATTGGTTTAATGTCGATCGAATATACATGTTTTGACGGAAACGATTGTTTTTCACAGTCTCTCTGCCTGACAAACACCGGTGTCAACACTTCAAAATTAAACAGGTTAGAACGTTTCGTCAATGACTTTGCAGGTGAATGCTGCACAATGTCAGGGGAGCAGATTCATGCTTATTTAGACCAGATCGAACAGATCCATGGTCTTTATTCGCCCTTTGCACTTGGATGTGCTGCTGCTTTTGCATGCAGTGCGTTTACATTTTTGTTAGGCGGCGGACCTGTTGAAATGCTCTGTGCTTTCTTCGGCGCAGGCATCGGAAATTATCTCCGGTGCAAACTCACAAAGCATCATTTTACACTGTTTTTGTGCATTGCTGCTTCCGTCTCAGGTGCCTGTCTGGTTTATGCCGGACTTTTAAAAATCGCAGAGCTTCTGTGGGGGATTTCCATTCAGCATGAAGCAGGCTATATCTGTGCAATGCTTTTTATCATCCCAGGCTTTCCATTTATCACAAGCGGTATCGACCTTGCAAAACTGGATATGCGTTCCGGTTTGGAACGTCTTGCTTATGCGCTGATCATTATTGCCGTCGCCACAATGTTTGCATGGATGGTAGCACTTTTACTGCATTTACAGCCGGTAGATTTTCTTCCATTAAATCTCAGTCTGGCTGAAAAAATCGTATTCCGTCTGCTCGCAAGTTTCTGTGGCGTATTTGGATTTTCCGTCATGTTCAACAGTCCGGCAAAGCTTGCCGCATCTGCCGCGATCATTGGTGCTATTGCAAATACTTTCCGTCTGGAACTTGTAGATCTTTTCGGAATGCCTTCTGCAGCCGCTGCGTTTTTAGGTGCACTGACCGCCGGACTTCTTGCATCGCTCTTAAAAAATCATGTCGGTTATCCAAGAATCGCGATCACTGTTCCATCCATTGTCATTATGGTGCCTGGATTGTATCTGTACCGCGCGATCTACAATCTCGGCATTATGTCTTTGGATGTGTCGGCTTCCTGGTTTGCCTCTGCGATCCTTATCATCGTATGCCTGCCGCTTGGACTGATCTTTGCAAGAATACTGACAGATAAAATGTTCCGGTACTGCAACTGA
- a CDS encoding LysR family transcriptional regulator, protein MITYDYYRIFYYVAQYKSFTRAAEALHNNQPNITRCMNNLEAELHCTLFLRSNKGITLTPEGKRLYEHVAIAYEQLSLGEDEIRQNMELENGLVSIGASENALRLRLLPVLERFHEQYPHVRIRIFNHSTPQAILALESKVVDFAAVTSPLAIQKPLHKTHLASYREILIGGTKYKELASQIRSLNDLSGIPFIGLADGTGSRELYHRYFLSHGLMFAPDMEAATTDQILPMITHNLGIGFYPEELAAEAIARGNAYAIRLVEPIPEREICLVTNSSTQISAAVRKVISFLSV, encoded by the coding sequence ATGATCACTTACGACTATTACCGTATTTTCTACTATGTTGCACAATATAAAAGTTTTACCAGAGCTGCCGAGGCACTGCACAATAACCAGCCAAATATCACAAGGTGCATGAATAACCTGGAAGCAGAATTACACTGTACGCTTTTTTTACGTTCCAACAAGGGTATCACACTGACTCCCGAAGGGAAAAGATTATATGAACATGTTGCGATCGCCTATGAGCAGCTTTCGCTTGGGGAAGATGAGATCCGTCAGAACATGGAACTCGAAAATGGACTGGTTTCCATCGGAGCCAGCGAAAATGCGTTACGCCTGCGGCTGCTTCCGGTGTTAGAACGTTTTCATGAACAATATCCTCATGTACGCATCCGTATTTTCAATCACTCCACACCACAGGCAATTTTAGCATTAGAGAGCAAAGTTGTCGATTTTGCAGCCGTCACCTCACCGCTCGCCATCCAAAAGCCACTGCACAAAACGCACCTTGCCTCCTACCGTGAAATTCTGATTGGGGGAACAAAATATAAAGAATTGGCTTCGCAGATCCGAAGCTTAAACGATCTTTCCGGGATACCATTCATAGGGCTTGCCGACGGCACCGGATCAAGAGAATTGTATCACCGTTATTTTTTAAGTCACGGCCTGATGTTCGCACCGGATATGGAGGCTGCTACCACCGACCAGATCCTGCCGATGATCACACACAACCTCGGTATCGGTTTTTATCCGGAAGAGCTCGCTGCGGAAGCGATCGCACGCGGCAATGCCTACGCGATCCGCCTTGTGGAGCCTATCCCGGAACGTGAAATATGTTTAGTCACAAACAGCAGCACCCAGATAAGTGCTGCTGTCCGCAAAGTGATTTCTTTTCTTTCTGTCTGA
- a CDS encoding ABC transporter permease, which translates to MSKEVKEPAVRMIKRDTISTAKAWGIRLIAVVLSLIVAGLVIVAITKQNPLQVYLGIVDGAVGSSRRVWVTIRETLVLLCIAIGLTPAFKMKFWNIGAEGQILMGGMATAALMIYAGDAMPNWLLLILIFVASATAGLIWGLIPAVFKAYFNTNETLFTLMLNYVAMQLVTFAIVFWENPSGSNTVGIINAAGQKGWFPSVFGNMYGLNVIVVLVITLGMYVYMKYSKQGYEIAVVGESQNTARYAGINVKKVIIRTMMISGAICGLSGCLIVSGASHTISTSTAGGRGFTAIIVAWMSKFNPFAMILVSAFLVFMQQGSIQIASQFGLNENASDIITGILLFFLIGCEFFINYRLEWKKNHKEGK; encoded by the coding sequence ATGAGTAAAGAAGTAAAAGAACCGGCAGTTCGTATGATAAAACGGGATACGATAAGCACTGCTAAAGCATGGGGAATCCGTCTTATAGCTGTTGTATTATCGCTGATCGTTGCAGGACTTGTGATCGTTGCGATCACAAAACAGAATCCGCTTCAGGTATATCTTGGTATCGTAGATGGTGCGGTTGGAAGCAGCCGTCGTGTGTGGGTGACGATCCGCGAGACATTAGTACTTTTATGTATTGCGATCGGGCTGACACCTGCATTTAAAATGAAGTTCTGGAATATCGGAGCTGAGGGACAGATCTTAATGGGAGGTATGGCAACCGCCGCACTGATGATCTATGCGGGGGATGCAATGCCAAACTGGCTTCTTCTGATCCTGATCTTTGTTGCAAGCGCCACAGCAGGTCTGATCTGGGGACTGATCCCGGCAGTGTTTAAGGCATATTTTAACACAAATGAGACATTGTTTACGCTGATGCTTAATTATGTGGCAATGCAGCTTGTAACATTTGCCATTGTATTCTGGGAGAATCCATCTGGTTCGAATACGGTCGGTATTATCAATGCAGCAGGACAGAAAGGTTGGTTCCCATCTGTGTTTGGAAATATGTATGGACTGAATGTGATCGTGGTTCTTGTCATCACACTCGGTATGTATGTATACATGAAATACAGTAAACAGGGATATGAGATCGCTGTTGTCGGAGAAAGCCAGAATACCGCGCGTTATGCCGGCATCAATGTAAAAAAAGTAATCATCCGTACCATGATGATTTCCGGTGCTATTTGTGGTCTTTCCGGCTGTCTGATCGTCAGCGGTGCAAGCCATACGATTTCTACAAGTACAGCAGGCGGACGTGGATTTACCGCGATCATCGTAGCATGGATGTCTAAATTTAATCCATTTGCCATGATCTTAGTATCTGCATTTTTAGTATTTATGCAGCAGGGATCGATCCAGATCGCTTCCCAGTTTGGTTTAAATGAGAATGCATCAGATATCATTACAGGTATTTTGCTGTTTTTCCTGATTGGATGTGAGTTTTTCATTAATTACAGACTGGAATGGAAAAAGAACCATAAGGAGGGAAAATAA
- a CDS encoding response regulator: MKYTVLIADDSKLQRVILKENLKDIYDVAEASCGQECLDLVENSEGKIDVVLLDIVMPGMDGFEVLRKRQRSEIFKNIPVIVLTMSDMKADQELAEQLGADGFLLKPVNLKDAHFRIRQVLGE; encoded by the coding sequence GTGAAATATACAGTATTGATTGCGGATGATTCAAAACTTCAGAGAGTAATTTTAAAAGAAAATTTAAAAGATATCTATGATGTGGCAGAAGCATCATGCGGGCAGGAATGTCTTGATCTGGTAGAGAACAGCGAAGGAAAGATCGATGTCGTTCTTTTGGATATTGTGATGCCGGGAATGGATGGATTTGAGGTGCTGAGGAAAAGACAAAGATCCGAAATCTTTAAAAATATACCTGTGATCGTACTTACCATGAGTGATATGAAAGCAGATCAGGAACTCGCAGAACAGTTAGGTGCCGATGGATTTCTGTTAAAACCGGTGAATCTGAAAGATGCTCACTTTCGGATTCGTCAGGTTTTAGGGGAATAA
- a CDS encoding ABC transporter permease, translating into MNLLMTFIQKAIGQGVAILFGATGEIVTEKSGNLNLGIPGIMYMGGIAGLMGAFFYENGNENPNGFIGLLIAFFATLIVAALGGLIYSFLTITLRANQNVVGLALTTFGVGFGNFFGGSISKLAGGVGQISVQTTAAAFRAKIPGLSAIPFVGDLLFSYGFLTYLSVILAVCMTYFLKKTRRGLNLRAVGESPATADAAGINVSKYKYIATVTGAAIAGLGGLYFVMEYLGGTWSNNGFGDRGWLAIALVILALWNPDHAIWGSFLFGGLYILYIYLPGLTRATQELCKMLPYVVTIIVLVITSKRNKLENQPPASLGEAYFREDR; encoded by the coding sequence ATGAATCTGCTTATGACATTTATACAAAAAGCAATCGGACAGGGCGTTGCGATATTATTCGGTGCGACCGGAGAGATCGTGACAGAAAAGTCCGGTAACTTAAATCTTGGAATACCGGGTATCATGTACATGGGTGGTATTGCCGGTCTGATGGGTGCTTTTTTCTATGAGAATGGCAATGAAAATCCAAATGGATTTATTGGTCTTTTGATCGCCTTTTTTGCAACACTGATCGTAGCTGCGTTAGGCGGACTGATCTATAGTTTTTTAACGATCACACTGCGTGCAAACCAGAATGTTGTCGGTCTTGCGCTTACAACATTTGGTGTAGGTTTTGGTAACTTCTTTGGTGGATCTATCTCAAAACTTGCAGGAGGTGTCGGACAGATTTCCGTACAGACAACAGCGGCTGCGTTTCGTGCAAAGATTCCGGGACTTTCCGCGATTCCTTTTGTCGGAGATTTATTATTTTCCTATGGATTTCTGACCTATTTGTCCGTGATCCTTGCGGTATGCATGACTTATTTTCTGAAAAAGACCAGACGCGGATTAAACTTACGTGCAGTCGGAGAGAGCCCGGCAACCGCAGATGCTGCAGGTATCAATGTATCGAAATATAAATATATTGCAACCGTGACAGGGGCAGCAATAGCAGGTCTTGGCGGACTTTATTTTGTCATGGAATATCTAGGAGGAACCTGGTCAAACAACGGTTTCGGTGACCGCGGATGGTTAGCGATCGCACTTGTTATCTTAGCACTCTGGAATCCGGATCATGCGATCTGGGGATCATTTCTTTTTGGCGGACTTTATATTTTATATATTTATCTGCCGGGACTGACACGTGCAACACAGGAACTTTGCAAAATGCTTCCTTATGTAGTAACGATCATTGTGCTTGTTATTACAAGTAAACGGAATAAACTGGAAAACCAGCCGCCGGCAAGCCTTGGAGAGGCATATTTCAGGGAAGACCGGTAA